The proteins below come from a single Planctomycetaceae bacterium genomic window:
- a CDS encoding ABC transporter permease: MVWIALKMLMGDRAKYFAIIFGVTFACFLICEQSAIFSGIMLRTTSQIRDTQGEDIWVMNPGVRYFDDLKPISDDDVFRVRSVPGVSWAVNLYRGQGQAQLADGHYQGVIIMGLDDASLTGAPQQLLVGGIGDLQFPDAVLIDEAGFRQMWPGEPISTGRVFEMNQRRAVVAGVFRGSQTFMTMPVIYTRFSHATLYVPATPTGRLTSLDLAKTRDGLVPEDVARRIESQTGLKALSEQEFMDLTLSYFLTHTGIPVNFGTTVVLAFLVGVAVAGQTFYLFTVENLKQFGTLKAMGMSDRLVVSMILIQGLVVGGIGYGLGVGLATLFGIAVTGAMPLLAFFLPWQVLAIAAGAMISIVAAASLISVRRVLVLEPAAVFQGAT, encoded by the coding sequence GTGGTGTGGATCGCTTTGAAGATGCTGATGGGCGACAGAGCCAAGTATTTCGCCATCATATTCGGCGTCACGTTCGCGTGTTTTCTGATCTGCGAACAGAGCGCGATCTTCAGCGGAATCATGCTGCGAACAACGAGCCAGATTCGTGACACTCAGGGCGAAGACATCTGGGTCATGAATCCCGGTGTCAGGTACTTCGACGACCTGAAGCCGATTTCCGATGACGATGTCTTCCGCGTCCGCAGCGTGCCGGGGGTCTCCTGGGCCGTCAACCTGTACCGAGGACAGGGTCAGGCGCAACTGGCGGACGGTCATTATCAGGGCGTCATTATCATGGGTCTGGATGACGCGAGTCTGACCGGGGCGCCGCAGCAGTTGCTTGTCGGCGGAATCGGAGATCTGCAGTTTCCGGACGCCGTACTGATCGACGAAGCCGGTTTCCGTCAGATGTGGCCGGGCGAACCGATCAGCACCGGCAGAGTCTTCGAAATGAACCAGCGACGGGCCGTGGTGGCGGGCGTTTTCCGGGGATCTCAGACGTTCATGACAATGCCGGTCATCTACACCCGCTTCAGCCACGCCACACTGTACGTCCCGGCAACACCCACCGGACGGCTGACGTCGCTGGACCTGGCAAAGACCCGCGACGGGCTGGTTCCTGAAGATGTCGCCCGCCGGATTGAGTCGCAGACCGGACTGAAAGCGCTGTCCGAACAGGAATTCATGGACCTGACGTTGTCGTATTTCCTGACGCACACAGGCATTCCGGTCAACTTCGGCACGACTGTGGTACTGGCGTTTCTGGTCGGAGTCGCCGTGGCCGGCCAGACGTTCTATCTGTTTACCGTCGAGAACCTCAAGCAGTTCGGCACGCTGAAAGCAATGGGAATGAGTGACCGGCTTGTCGTCAGCATGATCCTGATTCAGGGGCTGGTTGTCGGTGGGATCGGGTATGGACTGGGCGTCGGACTGGCAACGCTGTTTGGAATTGCCGTCACCGGAGCGATGCCGCTGCTGGCCTTTTTTCTGCCGTGGCAGGTGCTGGCAATTGCCGCCGGCGCAATGATATCGATCGTGGCGGCCGCCAGTCTGATCAGTGTCCGTCGTGTGCTTGTTCTGGAACCGGCTGCAGTGTTTCAGGGGGCGACATGA
- a CDS encoding ABC transporter ATP-binding protein, which produces MNATPQIHGGVSCRQLTKNYGEGSAMVKALRGIDLDILPGQLTLLVGPSGCGKTTLISILAGTLEPTSGDLNVLDTELNRLSGRHRAAFRAKNVGFVFQQLNLLPALTAEENVAVPLAINGYSKRAAVKRAGEVLNSVGLGDRLRSLPSQLSGGQQQRVAIARALVHEPRLIVADEPTSAIDARTGHTIMELIRDMALQPDRVTLVVTHDSRIFSFADRIISLEDGLVSQAESSRGT; this is translated from the coding sequence ATGAATGCGACTCCGCAGATTCATGGCGGTGTGTCCTGCCGTCAACTGACGAAAAACTATGGCGAAGGAAGCGCCATGGTGAAAGCGCTGCGCGGCATCGATCTGGACATCCTTCCGGGGCAGTTGACGCTTCTGGTCGGCCCCAGCGGCTGCGGCAAGACGACGCTGATTTCCATTCTGGCCGGTACGCTGGAACCCACCAGCGGAGATCTGAACGTGCTGGATACGGAACTGAATCGATTGTCGGGACGGCACCGGGCCGCGTTTCGAGCAAAGAACGTCGGCTTTGTTTTCCAGCAGCTCAACCTGTTGCCGGCGCTGACGGCAGAAGAGAACGTGGCGGTACCGCTGGCGATCAACGGCTATTCCAAACGCGCTGCCGTGAAGCGCGCCGGCGAAGTTCTGAACAGTGTGGGTCTAGGCGATCGCCTGCGGTCACTGCCATCGCAGCTTTCGGGAGGACAGCAGCAGCGAGTGGCGATTGCACGGGCTCTCGTTCACGAACCACGGTTGATTGTGGCTGACGAGCCGACGTCGGCCATTGATGCCCGGACCGGTCACACAATCATGGAACTGATCCGCGACATGGCGCTTCAACCGGATCGTGTCACGCTGGTTGTGACACATGATTCCCGCATTTTCAGCTTTGCTGACAGAATCATCAGCCTGGAGGACGGTCTTGTCTCGCAGGCCGAAAGCAGCCGAGGTACCTGA
- a CDS encoding HlyD family efflux transporter periplasmic adaptor subunit, with protein sequence MRRFVLPVLAIIAAVFAITHALKIQKPQPETGPPVSPPIAPFGNTVAGAGMIEASTNASGTGNITVGSQVAGMVAKVLVTVGQNVHAGEVLIELDSRQAAANLRFQQAVLKAAEQQLRKLQLLPRPEEIPASEAQVAAAEANLREMQDRFARAEKLKQAGRAIAEEDYVASQLAVTSARAQFEQTTAALALLRAGAWEADKAIAAAAVEQARAQVDQAQTALDLLQVRAPVDGTILQVDVRPGEYVSTFGGQSLILMGNLQPMHVRVNIDEEDLPRLRLDARAAAKIRGDVTQEEIPLTFVRLEPYVVPKASLTGVNTERVDTRVVQVIFAVDPQNRLVQEQKLLVGQLVDVFLEADLRSDSPRTVPTEPLTTTRPNQTSSDPPPQFRSDQTQSDSAP encoded by the coding sequence ATGCGACGATTCGTTCTGCCCGTTCTCGCGATCATTGCCGCCGTCTTTGCGATCACACACGCGCTGAAAATCCAGAAACCTCAGCCAGAAACCGGACCTCCCGTCTCGCCGCCGATCGCTCCTTTCGGGAATACGGTGGCTGGTGCCGGAATGATTGAAGCGTCCACGAACGCCAGCGGCACCGGCAACATCACCGTCGGTTCCCAGGTTGCGGGAATGGTGGCAAAGGTGCTGGTTACGGTCGGACAAAACGTCCATGCCGGAGAGGTGCTGATTGAGCTGGACAGTCGTCAGGCAGCCGCCAATCTGAGGTTTCAGCAGGCAGTGCTCAAAGCCGCCGAGCAACAGCTGCGGAAACTACAGTTGCTGCCGCGGCCCGAAGAAATTCCCGCCAGTGAAGCTCAGGTCGCCGCCGCGGAAGCGAATCTCCGCGAGATGCAGGATCGTTTTGCGCGAGCCGAGAAACTAAAACAGGCGGGGCGAGCCATTGCCGAAGAGGATTATGTCGCGAGTCAACTGGCCGTCACGAGCGCCCGCGCGCAGTTTGAACAGACAACCGCCGCCCTCGCGCTGCTTCGCGCGGGTGCCTGGGAAGCGGACAAGGCCATCGCCGCCGCGGCCGTTGAACAGGCACGGGCTCAGGTGGACCAGGCGCAAACGGCACTCGACCTGCTTCAGGTGCGGGCACCTGTCGACGGGACGATTCTGCAGGTTGACGTTCGACCGGGCGAATATGTGTCGACCTTCGGCGGACAATCGCTGATCCTGATGGGAAACCTCCAGCCGATGCACGTTCGCGTGAACATCGATGAGGAAGATCTGCCGCGACTCAGACTGGACGCTCGGGCCGCGGCGAAAATTCGCGGCGACGTCACTCAGGAAGAAATCCCACTGACCTTTGTCCGCCTGGAACCGTATGTGGTGCCGAAAGCGTCACTGACCGGAGTGAATACCGAACGAGTCGACACGCGCGTCGTCCAGGTGATCTTTGCCGTCGACCCGCAGAACCGCCTGGTTCAGGAACAGAAACTTCTGGTGGGGCAGCTTGTCGACGTGTTCCTCGAAGCCGATCTCCGCAGCGATTCGCCGCGAACCGTTCCGACCGAACCACTGACTACGACACGTCCGAACCAGACCAGCAGTGATCCCCCGCCTCAGTTCCGCTCGGATCAGACTCAGTCGGACTCGGCCCCATGA
- the mprF gene encoding bifunctional lysylphosphatidylglycerol flippase/synthetase MprF, which yields MNVAGELSHVASPASVRTDESRRKFLNCVGAVAGPMFVISMFATALCLLHGELRHYHLSDFVRSLAEIPAGRLWLAAGLTLLNYLILIGYDWLGIRYVGRPMSFPRIALASFLGSAVGNNFGMLLGGSAIRARLYTAWGFSAVEIVRLVLMLSVTFWIGLFALSCAVFIFDPMTIPASLHLPVTSTVPLGVILGCLAVGYLALCAVRREPVRIRQWEFSPPKVWMSLMQFAVATLDLMVAAGVLYVLLPASVPVSYSQLLAIYLLALVASLFSQVPGGLGVLELVVLVLVSPVRPQSVVGSLMAYRAIYYLIPLALGLILLGAYELTLNRRRVGRAVALMGSWTRFAAPRVLTVGVFLAGGMLLLSGATPAAHGRLRLLRDVLPLPVIEVSHLLGSIAGILLILLARSLQRRIETAYYAVCLLLAGGAVVSLLKGFDYEEATVLFVMLLLILPCRRHFYRRGALLTDRFSPGWYAAVVLVLGCTLWLMHFAYKHIEYSGDLWWQFESQGSAPRSLRATAGAVLVTLVFAASRLLRSKPRPPELPNDEELDTACRIVADCSRTSASLALLGDKYFLFNARHSAFIMYGTEGRSWVAMGDPVGDESDAAELIWDFRERCDEGRRWPVFYQVDEDRLSMYVEAGLSLVKIGEEARVPLSGFSLEGSSRKGLRRTNRQVSAEGCTFEVVQPPIEDELLAVLKTISDAWLDERSTAEKGFSLGYFQPEYIRRCPIALVRKGDRPIAFANVWRGAERTELSIDLMRFLPQSPDSVMEFLFVQLMLWGTEQDYQWFNLGMAPLSGVDARRLGPMWNRIAALTFRHGEHFYNFQGLRRYKEKFDPVWSPKYLASPGGFALPVILTNVATLISGGLVKLAAK from the coding sequence ATGAACGTCGCCGGTGAACTCAGCCATGTTGCTTCGCCGGCCTCGGTCCGGACGGACGAAAGCCGACGGAAGTTCCTGAACTGCGTCGGGGCAGTTGCCGGACCGATGTTTGTGATCTCGATGTTCGCGACGGCTCTGTGTCTGCTGCACGGCGAGCTGCGTCACTATCACCTGAGCGATTTTGTGCGCAGCCTGGCCGAGATTCCCGCAGGGCGACTCTGGCTGGCCGCCGGACTGACATTGCTGAACTACCTGATTCTGATCGGCTACGACTGGCTGGGAATTCGATACGTCGGGCGTCCGATGAGCTTTCCGAGAATTGCGCTGGCGTCGTTCCTGGGGAGCGCGGTCGGGAACAATTTCGGCATGCTTCTGGGCGGTTCGGCAATCCGAGCGAGGCTCTATACGGCCTGGGGATTTTCGGCAGTCGAAATCGTCAGACTCGTGCTGATGCTGAGCGTGACGTTCTGGATCGGATTGTTCGCCCTGTCGTGTGCCGTGTTCATTTTCGATCCGATGACGATTCCTGCGAGCCTGCATCTGCCGGTAACGTCGACGGTTCCATTGGGCGTGATTCTGGGATGCCTGGCTGTCGGCTACCTGGCGCTGTGTGCTGTTCGTCGCGAACCAGTGCGGATCCGGCAGTGGGAATTTTCACCGCCCAAAGTCTGGATGTCGCTGATGCAGTTTGCCGTTGCCACGCTGGACCTGATGGTCGCGGCGGGCGTGCTGTACGTGCTGCTGCCGGCGTCGGTGCCTGTGAGTTACTCGCAATTGCTGGCCATCTATCTGCTGGCGCTTGTGGCGAGCCTGTTTTCGCAGGTGCCCGGGGGACTGGGCGTTTTGGAACTGGTCGTGCTGGTTCTGGTCAGCCCGGTCCGGCCCCAGTCGGTGGTTGGATCGCTGATGGCGTACCGGGCGATCTACTATCTGATTCCTCTTGCGCTTGGACTGATCCTGCTTGGTGCATATGAACTGACGCTGAATCGCCGTCGCGTCGGCAGGGCGGTCGCGCTGATGGGAAGCTGGACCAGGTTCGCCGCTCCGCGCGTTCTGACCGTCGGCGTCTTTCTGGCGGGCGGAATGCTGCTGTTGTCCGGAGCGACACCCGCGGCTCATGGCCGTCTGCGGCTGTTGCGCGACGTGCTGCCGCTGCCTGTCATCGAGGTGTCGCACCTGCTGGGCAGTATTGCCGGCATCCTGCTGATCCTGCTGGCTCGCAGTCTGCAGCGGCGGATCGAAACGGCGTACTACGCGGTTTGCCTGCTGCTGGCCGGCGGTGCCGTCGTTTCGCTGCTGAAGGGATTCGACTACGAAGAAGCGACAGTCCTGTTCGTGATGCTGCTGCTGATCCTTCCCTGCCGACGACACTTTTACCGCAGGGGTGCGCTGCTGACCGATCGTTTTTCGCCAGGCTGGTATGCGGCCGTTGTTCTGGTGCTTGGATGTACGCTGTGGCTGATGCACTTTGCCTACAAGCACATCGAATACAGCGGCGACCTGTGGTGGCAGTTTGAATCACAGGGCAGCGCTCCGCGATCTCTGCGAGCAACGGCGGGCGCGGTGCTGGTGACGCTGGTGTTTGCCGCATCGCGGCTGCTGCGTTCGAAGCCACGGCCGCCGGAACTGCCGAATGACGAGGAACTCGACACGGCCTGCCGGATTGTCGCAGACTGTTCGCGAACTTCCGCCAGCCTGGCGCTGCTGGGCGATAAGTACTTTCTGTTCAATGCCCGGCACTCGGCCTTCATCATGTACGGCACCGAAGGCAGGAGCTGGGTCGCGATGGGAGATCCCGTCGGTGATGAAAGCGATGCTGCGGAACTGATCTGGGACTTCCGTGAACGATGTGACGAAGGAAGGCGCTGGCCGGTTTTTTACCAGGTCGATGAGGATCGGCTGTCGATGTACGTCGAGGCCGGACTGTCGCTGGTCAAAATCGGCGAAGAAGCCCGTGTTCCGCTGTCCGGCTTCAGTCTTGAAGGAAGCAGCCGGAAAGGACTGCGACGCACAAACAGGCAGGTCAGCGCCGAAGGCTGTACCTTTGAAGTCGTCCAGCCGCCGATCGAAGACGAATTGCTGGCGGTTCTGAAGACGATCTCCGACGCCTGGCTGGATGAAAGAAGCACGGCCGAAAAAGGATTCTCCCTGGGATACTTTCAGCCGGAATACATCAGACGCTGTCCCATCGCGCTTGTGCGGAAGGGCGACAGACCGATCGCCTTTGCGAATGTCTGGCGGGGAGCGGAGCGAACAGAACTGTCGATCGACCTGATGCGATTCCTGCCGCAGTCACCGGACAGCGTGATGGAGTTCCTGTTCGTGCAACTCATGTTGTGGGGCACAGAACAGGATTACCAATGGTTCAATCTGGGAATGGCGCCACTGTCCGGAGTCGACGCCAGACGTCTGGGCCCGATGTGGAACCGAATCGCCGCTCTGACGTTTCGGCATGGTGAGCATTTCTACAACTTTCAGGGTCTGCGGCGGTACAAGGAGAAATTTGATCCGGTCTGGTCGCCCAAATACCTGGCTTCACCGGGTGGATTCGCGCTGCCCGTGATTCTGACGAATGTTGCAACACTGATTTCCGGCGGCCTGGTGAAGCTCGCTGCGAAATAG
- a CDS encoding amidohydrolase family protein, translated as MAVVIRAFVVLILATASATVTADESSDHKVGLRENRPDVWALMNARVVIDAEHELSNATVVVRNGRIASAAAGAEVPADARVLDFEGRTIYPGFIDAYSEKNLSTDGLDKSPAHWNDNVVPQLSAAKQVLTTVSENEALRKQGIVARLMAPSGGIVRGQSAVVSTGTTDPKRAIVAAGVAQHLELTVNRRSRSEYPGSPMGAVALARQTMYDAIWYRDAWNAANADSSLPRPEHNDALVALQPVVAGAQPVVIETSNELFFLRADRYASEFGLNLIVRGSGLEYRRLNDIAATGRAVILPLNFSKPPNVSTPEIAANVTLESLLHWDLAPENPARVDDAGIRFAFTTNRLSSTDQFLKSLRKAVNRGLKSASALRALTETPAELFGVEDQLGSIHAGKLASFVVTDGDLFAKKTKVVETWVAGERFEHQPPPVIDVAATYELTIEPSGPYPRTLFVRLTRDGDKLKGRVSRRPFSETTNDKDAGNRDSDDDDESDAADDKQADEDDRDGDSDEKKPEADSNSDLAELKELNQSDYSVTGQFSAKNWSIDGATRLSLVLNRGDDAPAGFGRIAWPDGSTSTVSIARLESGGSAAPEKHDDSEEAPVPASFAVNFPLGAFGRESVPETAGLTAFQHATIWTSGPAGIIEDGTLLIDDGHIIAVGDDLEIPDGASVIDVQGMHITPGIIDCHSHMATDGGVNESTQAVTCEVRIGDFIDCDDITIYRQLAGGVTSSNILHGSANPIGGQNQVIKLRWGMNGEQMKFQEAPPGVKFALGENVKQSNWGNEYTSRYPQTRMGVEQIFRDSFMAAREYAAKHDAWQNIRRGLPPRRDLELDALREIVEQRRWIHCHSYRQDEILALIRLLDEFDITIGTFQHILEGYKVADAMAEHGAMGSAFADWWAYKFEVIDAIPYTGALMHRAGVVVSFNSDDAELARRLNQEAAKAVKYGGVAPEEALKFVTLNPAKQLRIEEYVGSLEPGKHADFVVWNGSPLSNYSRCEQTWIDGCRYFHRDDDARQREKVADMRNTLIQKILTSKEKMRGADEQDDDPSAMWPRHDEFCHHGHDHEHLEHR; from the coding sequence ATGGCCGTTGTCATTCGTGCCTTTGTCGTTTTGATTCTGGCAACCGCTTCTGCCACCGTCACCGCTGACGAATCGTCGGACCACAAAGTCGGTCTGCGGGAAAACCGGCCTGACGTTTGGGCGCTGATGAATGCCCGGGTTGTGATCGATGCCGAACATGAGCTGAGCAACGCTACCGTCGTCGTGCGGAACGGCCGGATTGCATCGGCAGCCGCTGGTGCCGAAGTTCCGGCCGACGCTCGCGTGCTGGACTTCGAAGGACGCACGATTTACCCAGGCTTCATCGATGCGTATTCCGAAAAGAATCTGTCAACCGACGGGCTCGACAAATCGCCGGCGCACTGGAACGACAACGTGGTGCCGCAACTGTCCGCTGCGAAGCAGGTGTTGACGACGGTTTCCGAAAACGAGGCACTTCGCAAACAGGGGATTGTTGCCCGGCTGATGGCTCCGTCGGGTGGGATCGTGCGAGGTCAAAGCGCGGTCGTGTCGACGGGAACGACGGACCCGAAACGGGCGATCGTGGCGGCGGGCGTGGCTCAGCATCTGGAATTGACGGTGAATCGCCGCAGCCGGTCGGAGTATCCCGGTTCGCCGATGGGAGCCGTCGCGCTGGCTCGCCAGACGATGTACGACGCCATCTGGTATCGCGACGCCTGGAACGCCGCGAACGCCGATTCATCGCTGCCTCGCCCGGAACACAACGATGCTCTGGTCGCGCTGCAACCGGTCGTGGCGGGGGCTCAACCGGTTGTTATCGAAACGTCAAACGAACTGTTCTTTCTGCGAGCCGACCGGTACGCGTCGGAATTCGGGCTGAATCTGATCGTTCGCGGCAGCGGTCTTGAATATCGCCGGCTGAACGACATCGCGGCGACGGGACGCGCGGTGATTCTGCCGCTGAACTTTTCGAAACCGCCGAACGTGTCGACTCCGGAAATCGCAGCCAACGTGACTCTGGAATCACTGCTTCACTGGGATCTCGCTCCGGAAAACCCCGCGCGAGTTGATGATGCCGGAATCCGATTTGCGTTCACCACAAACCGCCTGAGTTCCACGGACCAGTTTCTGAAGTCGCTGCGAAAGGCGGTCAATCGCGGGCTGAAATCGGCGTCGGCACTTCGGGCACTCACGGAGACACCGGCGGAATTGTTCGGCGTTGAAGACCAGCTTGGTTCCATTCATGCCGGAAAGCTGGCCAGCTTTGTCGTGACCGATGGAGACCTGTTCGCGAAAAAGACGAAGGTCGTCGAAACCTGGGTCGCCGGTGAACGTTTCGAACATCAGCCTCCGCCGGTAATCGACGTCGCCGCCACTTACGAACTGACGATTGAACCGAGCGGTCCCTACCCGCGCACGCTGTTCGTTCGACTGACGCGCGACGGTGACAAGCTGAAGGGCAGAGTCTCCAGACGACCGTTCAGCGAAACGACCAACGACAAGGACGCCGGCAACAGGGACAGCGACGACGACGATGAGTCGGACGCAGCAGACGACAAACAGGCCGACGAAGACGATCGCGACGGCGACAGCGACGAGAAGAAGCCGGAAGCCGACAGCAACTCGGATCTCGCGGAGTTGAAGGAATTGAATCAGTCGGACTATTCCGTGACCGGGCAGTTTTCCGCGAAGAACTGGAGCATTGACGGCGCGACCCGTCTGTCGCTCGTCCTGAATCGCGGCGACGATGCGCCAGCCGGATTCGGCCGTATCGCCTGGCCGGACGGATCGACGTCGACGGTTTCCATCGCGAGGCTGGAATCGGGCGGTTCGGCTGCGCCAGAGAAGCACGACGATTCGGAGGAAGCGCCGGTGCCGGCGTCGTTCGCGGTCAACTTCCCGCTGGGAGCCTTCGGGCGGGAATCTGTGCCGGAAACCGCCGGTCTGACGGCGTTTCAGCACGCAACGATCTGGACGTCCGGCCCCGCCGGCATCATCGAAGACGGCACGCTGCTGATTGACGACGGACACATCATCGCCGTCGGTGACGACCTCGAAATTCCGGACGGCGCTTCGGTCATCGACGTCCAGGGAATGCACATCACACCGGGCATCATCGACTGCCATTCTCACATGGCGACTGATGGCGGCGTCAACGAATCGACTCAGGCCGTTACGTGCGAAGTTCGCATCGGTGACTTCATCGATTGCGACGACATCACCATCTACCGGCAGCTTGCCGGCGGAGTCACGTCGTCCAACATTCTGCACGGATCGGCAAATCCGATTGGCGGCCAGAACCAGGTGATCAAACTTCGCTGGGGGATGAACGGCGAGCAGATGAAGTTTCAGGAAGCTCCGCCGGGAGTGAAGTTCGCGCTTGGCGAAAACGTCAAACAAAGCAACTGGGGCAACGAATACACCAGCCGCTATCCGCAGACTCGCATGGGCGTCGAACAGATCTTCCGTGACTCGTTCATGGCCGCCAGGGAATACGCCGCGAAGCACGACGCGTGGCAGAACATTCGTCGAGGTCTGCCGCCACGGCGCGACCTGGAACTGGATGCACTGCGCGAAATCGTGGAACAGCGCCGCTGGATTCACTGTCACAGTTACCGGCAGGACGAAATCCTCGCGCTGATTCGGCTGCTGGACGAATTCGACATCACGATTGGCACGTTCCAGCACATTCTGGAAGGTTACAAAGTGGCCGACGCGATGGCGGAACACGGAGCGATGGGCTCCGCGTTCGCCGACTGGTGGGCCTACAAATTCGAAGTTATTGACGCGATTCCGTACACCGGAGCGCTGATGCACCGCGCGGGAGTTGTCGTGTCGTTCAATTCCGACGATGCCGAACTGGCTCGCCGACTGAATCAGGAAGCCGCCAAGGCCGTCAAGTACGGCGGAGTGGCTCCCGAGGAAGCTCTGAAGTTCGTGACGCTGAATCCTGCGAAGCAGCTTCGGATCGAGGAGTACGTCGGTTCGCTGGAACCCGGCAAGCACGCGGATTTCGTGGTATGGAATGGATCGCCGCTGTCCAACTACAGCCGCTGCGAACAAACCTGGATCGACGGTTGCCGCTACTTTCATCGCGACGACGACGCGCGGCAGCGCGAAAAGGTTGCCGACATGCGCAACACGCTGATTCAGAAGATCCTGACATCAAAGGAAAAAATGCGCGGCGCGGACGAACAGGACGACGACCCGTCGGCGATGTGGCCTCGGCACGACGAATTTTGCCACCACGGCCATGACCACGAACATCTGGAACATCGTTGA
- a CDS encoding DUF1559 domain-containing protein: MTVGSPAEEARLMGLDWDGDGEITSAEDRTKQASGVFWSGTEPTNRAFPIQRLDLGDGASNTLMISERNKLRDWAVPPPQTESDLAAILRLPFLAPLASHGFGIGTASFRDATGWHVMPCESPWSASPSQNQLRFERMRTIATHDCSEPPGDTQRIINSPSTFYLAPMSDHYGGVNVAFCDGAVSFMSEDVAPDVFARLLTSAGSSHGQSPLSDSDF; the protein is encoded by the coding sequence GTGACGGTCGGTTCTCCCGCCGAAGAGGCGCGATTGATGGGGCTGGATTGGGATGGCGACGGTGAAATCACCAGTGCGGAAGATCGGACGAAACAGGCATCGGGTGTCTTCTGGAGCGGGACTGAACCGACGAACAGAGCGTTTCCGATTCAACGTCTGGACCTGGGCGACGGGGCGAGCAACACGCTGATGATCAGCGAACGCAACAAGCTGCGGGACTGGGCAGTTCCACCGCCCCAGACAGAGTCTGATCTGGCCGCGATACTCCGACTGCCATTCCTGGCTCCGCTTGCAAGTCACGGATTCGGCATTGGCACAGCAAGTTTTCGCGATGCAACGGGCTGGCACGTCATGCCCTGCGAGAGCCCCTGGTCCGCCAGCCCTTCTCAAAATCAACTTCGATTTGAACGCATGCGCACGATCGCAACACACGATTGTTCAGAGCCACCCGGTGATACTCAGAGAATCATCAACTCGCCGTCGACATTCTATCTGGCTCCGATGTCTGATCATTACGGCGGAGTAAATGTTGCCTTCTGTGACGGAGCGGTGTCATTCATGTCGGAAGACGTGGCTCCTGATGTCTTTGCCAGATTGTTGACTTCCGCCGGTTCCTCGCATGGGCAGAGCCCCCTGAGCGACAGCGACTTCTGA
- a CDS encoding DUF1559 domain-containing protein, producing the protein MSTQYGKRGGFTLLELLVVISIIAVLLSLILPAVQSSRAAARRLQCQNRLRNLAVGLNAYSTSAKGYFPSVFSPRDGRTSVWVAEILPQLDSQSVRDHLDFEIRRSFGSASCYAPMTMKTRSSPEAFHTF; encoded by the coding sequence GTGAGTACACAGTACGGGAAGCGTGGAGGTTTTACGCTGCTGGAGTTGTTGGTCGTGATCTCCATCATTGCAGTGCTGTTGTCGTTGATCCTGCCTGCCGTTCAGAGTTCGCGAGCCGCCGCGCGGCGATTGCAATGCCAGAATCGGCTCCGGAATCTGGCTGTGGGACTCAATGCCTACAGCACATCCGCGAAGGGCTACTTTCCTTCGGTCTTCAGCCCGAGGGACGGACGGACTTCCGTCTGGGTCGCGGAAATCCTGCCGCAACTGGACTCTCAGTCGGTTCGTGATCATCTTGACTTCGAAATCCGTCGGAGCTTCGGCTCAGCGTCTTGCTATGCCCCGATGACGATGAAAACGAGAAGTTCTCCCGAGGCCTTTCATACGTTCTGA